The proteins below are encoded in one region of Poecile atricapillus isolate bPoeAtr1 chromosome 19, bPoeAtr1.hap1, whole genome shotgun sequence:
- the LOC131586224 gene encoding olfactory receptor 14J1-like, which produces MSNSSSISHFLLLALGDTRQLQLLHFCLFLGISLAALLGNGLIISAVACSHHLHSPMFFFLLNLALTELGSIYTTVPKAMHNSLWDTRDISYTGCAAQVFFFLFFISAELALLTIMCYDRYVSICKPLHYETLLGSRACAHMAAAAWASGFLYSLMHTANTFSLPLCLGNALGQFFCEIPQILKLSCSHANLRELGLIAVSVCLALGCFVFIVFSYVQIFRAVLRIPSEQGRHKAFSTCLPHLVVVSLFISTAAFAYLKPPSISSASLDLTVSVLYSVVPPALNPLIYSLRNQELKAAVWTLMTG; this is translated from the coding sequence atgtccaacagcagctccatcagccacttcctcctgctggcattGGGAGACacgcggcagctgcagctcctgcacttctgcctcttcctgggcatctccctggctgccctcctgggcaacGGCCTCATCATCAGCGCCgtagcctgcagccaccacctgcacagccccatgttcttcttcctgctcaacctggccctCACTGAGCTGGGCTCCATCTAcaccactgtgcccaaagccatgcacaattccctctgggacaccagagacatctcctacacaggatgtgctgcacaagtctttttctttctgttcttcatCTCTGCAGAGCTTGCCCTGTTGACCATCATGTGCTACGACCGCTAcgtgtccatctgcaaacccctgcactatgagaccctcctgggcagcagagcttgtgcccacatggcagcagctgcctgggccagtggctttCTCTATTCACTGATGCACACagccaatacattttccctgcccctgtgcctgGGCAATGCCCTGGGccagttcttctgtgaaatcccacagaTCCTCAAGCTCTCCTGTTCACACGCAAACCTCAGGGAACTTGGGCTCATTGCAGTCAGTGTCTGTTTAGCACTtggctgttttgtgttcattgttttctcctatgtgcagatcttcagggctgtgctgaggatcccctctgagcagggacggcacaaagccttttccacctgcctccctcaTCTGGTTGTGGTCTCCTTGTTTATCAGCACTGCAGCATTTGCCTACTTGAAGcccccctccatctcctccGCGTCCCTGGATCTGACAGTGTCAGTTCTGTACTCGGTGgtgcctccagccctgaaccccctcatctacagcctgaggaaccaggagctcaaggctgcagtgtggacaCTGATGACTGGATGA